A single Roseinatronobacter monicus DNA region contains:
- a CDS encoding amino acid ABC transporter ATP-binding protein, protein MTELQLDPGIDREINTSAMKVTDEVAIQITGMNKWYGSFHVLRDIDITVNRGERIVVCGPSGSGKSTLIRCINRLEEHQSGQIIVDGTELTGDLKNIDKVRSEVGMVFQHFNLFPHLTILENCTLAPIWVRKVPKREAEETAMHFLEKVKIPEQALKYPGQLSGGQQQRVAIARSLCMKPRIMLFDEPTSALDPEMIKEVLDTMIALAEEGMTMLCVTHEMGFAQAVANRVIFMDQGQIVEQNEPREFFNNPKSERTKLFLSQILGH, encoded by the coding sequence ATGACTGAGTTACAGCTTGACCCCGGCATAGACCGCGAGATCAACACCAGCGCGATGAAAGTGACCGACGAGGTTGCGATTCAGATCACCGGCATGAACAAATGGTATGGCTCGTTCCATGTGCTGCGCGACATCGACATTACGGTCAATCGCGGTGAACGGATCGTGGTTTGCGGCCCTTCGGGTTCGGGGAAATCGACACTGATCCGCTGTATCAACCGTCTGGAAGAACATCAGTCAGGGCAGATCATTGTCGACGGCACTGAATTGACGGGTGATTTGAAGAACATCGACAAGGTGCGCTCAGAGGTCGGGATGGTGTTTCAGCATTTCAACCTGTTCCCGCATCTGACCATTCTGGAAAACTGCACCCTCGCGCCCATCTGGGTGCGCAAGGTGCCCAAACGCGAAGCCGAAGAAACGGCGATGCATTTTCTGGAAAAGGTGAAAATTCCCGAACAGGCGTTGAAATATCCCGGCCAGTTGTCCGGCGGGCAGCAACAGCGCGTCGCCATCGCACGGTCGCTGTGCATGAAGCCGCGTATCATGCTGTTTGACGAACCCACCTCGGCGCTGGACCCCGAGATGATCAAGGAAGTGCTCGATACCATGATCGCGCTGGCTGAAGAGGGCATGACCATGCTGTGCGTGACGCATGAAATGGGCTTTGCCCAAGCGGTGGCAAACCGCGTGATCTTTATGGATCAGGGCCAGATCGTGGAGCAGAACGAGCCGCGCGAGTTCTTCAACAACCCCAAATCAGAGCGCACAAAGCTGTTTCTCAGCCAGATTCTGGGGCATTAG
- the mraY gene encoding phospho-N-acetylmuramoyl-pentapeptide-transferase, whose protein sequence is MFFWLTEFADTVPGFNLFRYITFRAGAAFLTALVFGFIFGRPLINMLRRRQTNGQPIREDGPESHLLTKTGTPTMGGLLILSALTLSTLLWARLDNGYVWIVLLVTVGFGLIGFADDLAKVSKGNVKGVPGRVRLAMGAVIGVAAGVAALYLHPSELQGQLAVPVFKEVLVNMGWFFVPFAAFVILGAANAVNLTDGLDGLAIMPVMIAAGTLGVIAYAVGRVDFTSYLDVHYVPGVGELLIFVAALCGGGLGFLWYNAPPAAVFMGDTGSLALGGALGAIAVVIKHEIVLAIVGGIFVVETLSVIIQVLYFKRTGKRVFLMAPIHHHFEKKGWAEPQIVIRFWIIALVLALIGLATLKIR, encoded by the coding sequence ATGTTTTTCTGGTTAACCGAGTTTGCCGATACTGTTCCGGGCTTCAACCTGTTCCGGTACATCACCTTTCGGGCGGGTGCTGCATTTCTGACCGCGCTGGTGTTCGGCTTCATCTTTGGCAGGCCTCTGATCAACATGCTGCGCCGCCGCCAGACCAATGGCCAGCCGATCCGCGAGGATGGTCCCGAAAGCCATCTTCTGACCAAAACCGGCACACCCACCATGGGCGGTCTGCTGATCCTGTCGGCGCTGACGCTCTCTACCCTGCTCTGGGCGCGGCTGGACAATGGCTATGTGTGGATCGTGCTTCTGGTCACTGTGGGCTTTGGTTTGATCGGGTTCGCCGATGATCTGGCCAAGGTCTCGAAAGGCAATGTGAAAGGTGTTCCGGGCAGAGTGCGGCTGGCAATGGGGGCTGTGATCGGGGTCGCGGCGGGTGTCGCGGCGCTGTATCTGCACCCAAGTGAATTGCAGGGGCAACTTGCCGTGCCGGTCTTCAAGGAAGTTCTGGTCAATATGGGCTGGTTCTTCGTGCCTTTCGCAGCGTTCGTCATCCTTGGCGCGGCCAATGCGGTCAACCTGACCGATGGTCTGGACGGTTTGGCTATTATGCCGGTGATGATCGCAGCAGGCACTTTGGGCGTGATCGCCTATGCGGTGGGGCGGGTCGATTTCACGTCCTATCTGGATGTGCATTATGTGCCGGGCGTGGGCGAGTTGCTGATCTTTGTCGCGGCGCTCTGTGGCGGGGGCTTGGGTTTTTTGTGGTATAATGCCCCACCTGCGGCTGTGTTCATGGGCGATACTGGATCACTCGCGCTGGGTGGCGCACTGGGCGCAATTGCCGTCGTCATCAAGCATGAGATCGTTTTGGCTATTGTTGGCGGTATTTTCGTGGTCGAGACGTTGTCGGTCATCATTCAGGTGCTTTACTTCAAACGCACCGGCAAACGGGTCTTTCTGATGGCCCCGATCCACCACCATTTCGAGAAAAAGGGCTGGGCAGAGCCGCAGATCGTGATCCGGTTCTGGATCATCGCACTGGTCTTGGCGCTCATCGGGCTGGCCACCCTGAAAATCCGCTAA
- a CDS encoding helix-turn-helix domain-containing protein encodes MTDTTQTPEGAETADWYSGDHATFGDRLTAARDAQGLSQAQLARRLGVKLKTVQGWENDSSEPRANKLQMVAGLLNVSIRWLLTGEGDGVPEPASSAELAEGAQELLKDVQQMRTQMTQLATRMGKAEKQLRLILKEAF; translated from the coding sequence ATGACAGATACAACCCAGACTCCGGAAGGTGCAGAGACGGCAGATTGGTATTCTGGCGATCATGCGACCTTTGGGGACCGTCTGACGGCCGCGCGCGATGCGCAGGGGCTTAGTCAGGCACAACTTGCCCGCCGCCTTGGGGTGAAACTGAAAACCGTGCAAGGCTGGGAAAACGATTCGTCAGAGCCGCGCGCGAACAAGTTGCAAATGGTGGCGGGGTTGCTGAATGTCTCGATCCGCTGGCTGCTGACCGGTGAGGGCGATGGAGTGCCAGAACCCGCATCAAGTGCAGAGCTGGCCGAAGGGGCGCAAGAATTGCTTAAGGACGTGCAGCAAATGCGCACGCAAATGACCCAACTGGCCACCCGCATGGGCAAGGCTGAAAAACAACTGCGATTGATTTTGAAAGAGGCATTCTAA
- a CDS encoding amino acid ABC transporter permease: MSDTHAQTVAYVRNEMLPPADPPLRESGAVKWLRENLFSGALNTALTLAALAIIWYALAAIGPWLLNSVWSAGSLAECRAILDGTSGACFSVITDRWHQLLFGFYPPQHYWRPVLTLALLFAALAPVLFPALPRKMMIFSATYPFLAYHLLWGGSVWLPVSAALGFVAGYLAYVILARVSTLVAVFAAILAPVFWWLFAAGPFDQALSSVMPFGLEFVRSDRFGGFLISLIIGISGISLSLPIGIVLALGRQSDMVFIKSVCVIVIEFIRGVPLITLLFTASLLLNYFLPPGTTFDLILRVIIMVTLFASAYMAEVIRGGLAALPKGQYEAADALGLNYWKAQRLIIMPQALKISIPGIVNTFIGLFKDTTLVVFIGLLDPIGLSNAIRADTNWNGIYWELFIFIAALFFIFCFGMSRYSMYLERKLKTDHK, encoded by the coding sequence ATGAGCGATACCCATGCCCAAACCGTCGCCTATGTGCGCAACGAAATGCTGCCCCCCGCTGACCCCCCATTGAGAGAGTCGGGGGCCGTCAAATGGCTGCGCGAAAACCTGTTCTCAGGGGCGTTGAACACGGCCCTGACGCTCGCGGCGCTCGCCATCATCTGGTACGCGCTGGCGGCAATCGGACCGTGGCTGCTGAATTCTGTCTGGTCTGCCGGGTCTTTGGCGGAGTGTCGTGCAATTCTGGATGGGACAAGCGGAGCGTGCTTTTCCGTGATTACGGATCGCTGGCACCAGCTTTTGTTCGGCTTCTACCCGCCGCAACATTACTGGCGCCCGGTGCTGACCTTGGCGCTGCTGTTTGCGGCACTTGCGCCTGTCTTGTTTCCCGCGCTGCCGCGCAAGATGATGATCTTCAGCGCGACTTATCCGTTTCTGGCCTATCATCTGCTATGGGGCGGGTCTGTGTGGCTGCCGGTCTCGGCGGCCCTTGGGTTTGTGGCGGGCTATCTGGCTTATGTCATCCTTGCCCGCGTCAGCACCTTGGTCGCAGTGTTCGCCGCCATCCTAGCGCCCGTGTTCTGGTGGCTTTTCGCAGCCGGTCCCTTCGATCAGGCGCTGAGTTCCGTTATGCCCTTTGGGCTGGAATTTGTGCGTTCCGACAGGTTTGGCGGGTTTCTGATCTCGCTTATCATCGGAATTTCGGGGATTTCGCTGTCACTTCCCATCGGGATCGTGCTTGCCTTGGGGCGGCAGTCGGACATGGTGTTCATTAAATCTGTCTGCGTGATCGTGATCGAGTTCATTCGCGGCGTGCCACTGATTACGCTTTTGTTCACAGCGTCCTTGCTGCTCAACTACTTCCTGCCCCCCGGCACCACGTTTGACCTGATCTTGCGCGTGATCATCATGGTCACACTCTTCGCATCGGCCTATATGGCCGAGGTGATCCGCGGCGGGCTGGCCGCGCTGCCCAAGGGCCAATACGAAGCCGCCGATGCGTTGGGGCTGAATTACTGGAAAGCGCAACGCCTAATCATCATGCCGCAAGCGCTGAAAATCTCGATCCCCGGCATCGTGAACACCTTTATCGGGTTGTTCAAGGACACGACGCTTGTCGTCTTCATTGGCCTGCTGGACCCAATCGGGCTGTCCAACGCGATCCGCGCAGATACCAACTGGAATGGCATCTATTGGGAATTGTTCATTTTCATCGCAGCACTGTTTTTCATCTTCTGTTTCGGCATGTCGCGCTATTCCATGTATCTGGAGCGCAAGCTGAAAACTGATCACAAGTAA
- a CDS encoding succinate dehydrogenase assembly factor 2 — translation MNISPAEARLKKLRMRSWRRGMKEMDLILGPYADAHIAELSAADLDSYEQLLDENDQDLYLWVTGAKDCPERLSLMLDQIARASGVGR, via the coding sequence ATGAACATCTCTCCCGCTGAGGCGCGCCTGAAGAAACTGCGCATGCGCTCTTGGCGCCGCGGCATGAAGGAAATGGACCTGATCCTTGGCCCCTATGCCGATGCGCATATCGCGGAGCTCAGCGCAGCTGATCTTGACAGCTATGAGCAGCTTCTTGATGAGAACGATCAGGATTTGTATCTGTGGGTTACAGGTGCCAAGGATTGCCCAGAGCGCTTGTCGCTAATGCTTGATCAGATCGCGCGCGCAAGCGGGGTAGGCCGCTAG
- a CDS encoding UDP-N-acetylmuramoyl-tripeptide--D-alanyl-D-alanine ligase: protein MSLWRAQDAAAATGGLATSDWQASGISIDTRNLQPGDLFIALTATRDGHDFVAQALAKGAAAALVTHRPDGVPEDAPLLIVPDVMAALTALGAAGRARAKARVIAVTGSAGKTSTKEMLREMLSDFGQTHAAEASFNNHWGVPVTLARLDPKADFAVIEIGMNHPGEIEPLARLTRPHIAMITTIAAAHLEAFESIEGIAYEKASIFKGLLPGGHAVYPCDLPTSPILETEATAAQAQLLPFGAQSDCVQMLDMMQTDTALVMRAQLDQMRLAIRLSNAGAHFGMNALGCLGVAQALGLDLVRATMALGRWQPPSGRGLREEVMLDAVEELQFTLIDDAFNANPASVEAALQLLADLTPARGQSGRAGRRVAILGDMLELGPQETALHEAIACLPAMNSIDLVHCVGPRMGALHAKLPLRKRGRHVAKADDLAVIAHLLVAPGDIVLVKGSKSSFVSRVVDGLRHLDVTMRTARGK, encoded by the coding sequence ATGAGTTTGTGGCGCGCGCAGGACGCGGCAGCGGCGACGGGTGGTCTGGCAACAAGCGACTGGCAGGCCAGCGGCATTTCCATTGACACGCGCAACCTGCAACCGGGTGATCTGTTCATTGCGCTGACCGCCACGCGCGATGGTCATGACTTCGTGGCCCAAGCGCTTGCGAAAGGGGCTGCTGCGGCGCTGGTGACGCACCGGCCTGATGGTGTGCCCGAAGATGCACCGCTGCTGATCGTGCCTGATGTAATGGCGGCACTGACCGCATTGGGTGCCGCAGGACGCGCGCGCGCGAAGGCACGTGTGATCGCGGTCACGGGATCGGCTGGCAAAACCTCGACCAAGGAAATGCTGCGCGAAATGCTGTCGGATTTCGGCCAAACCCACGCGGCCGAGGCAAGTTTCAACAACCATTGGGGGGTGCCAGTGACGCTGGCGCGGCTGGACCCAAAGGCAGATTTCGCTGTGATCGAGATTGGCATGAACCACCCCGGCGAGATTGAACCGCTCGCACGCCTGACCCGCCCGCATATCGCCATGATCACCACAATCGCCGCAGCGCATCTCGAAGCGTTCGAGAGTATCGAGGGGATTGCCTATGAGAAGGCAAGTATCTTCAAGGGGCTGTTGCCGGGCGGCCATGCGGTTTACCCTTGTGATCTGCCAACCAGCCCAATCCTTGAAACCGAAGCAACGGCCGCGCAGGCACAACTTCTGCCCTTTGGCGCGCAGTCTGACTGCGTGCAGATGCTTGATATGATGCAGACCGACACAGCCCTCGTGATGCGCGCGCAATTGGACCAGATGCGTCTGGCCATCCGGCTGAGCAATGCGGGCGCACATTTCGGGATGAATGCGCTGGGCTGTCTGGGTGTGGCGCAGGCACTTGGCCTTGATCTGGTACGCGCGACCATGGCTCTGGGGCGCTGGCAGCCGCCCTCCGGGCGTGGTTTGCGCGAAGAAGTGATGCTCGATGCGGTCGAAGAGTTACAGTTCACCCTGATTGATGATGCGTTCAACGCCAACCCGGCTTCGGTCGAGGCAGCGTTGCAATTGCTGGCCGACCTGACCCCGGCACGCGGACAATCCGGGCGAGCGGGGCGCCGGGTGGCGATTCTGGGCGATATGCTGGAACTTGGGCCGCAAGAAACCGCGCTGCACGAAGCCATCGCTTGCCTGCCCGCAATGAACAGCATTGATCTGGTGCATTGTGTGGGGCCGCGCATGGGCGCGCTTCATGCAAAGCTTCCCTTGCGCAAGCGCGGGCGGCATGTCGCGAAGGCAGATGACCTGGCCGTGATCGCGCATCTATTGGTGGCTCCGGGGGATATTGTTCTGGTCAAAGGGTCCAAATCCAGCTTTGTGTCGCGGGTTGTGGACGGGCTGCGCCATCTCGATGTGACGATGCGCACTGCAAGAGGAAAGTAA
- a CDS encoding UDP-N-acetylmuramoyl-L-alanyl-D-glutamate--2,6-diaminopimelate ligase, protein MPPRPLSALGLSPSRGGNAVVTGLAIDSRQIREGALFAALPGSRVHGAEFITYALRMGACAILTDRAGAEIAHDVLDGSDVALVLAEDPRAALAGAAALWFGSQPDTMVAVTGTNGKTSVASFTRQLWTHLGHEAANIGTTGVEGAFSAPLAHTTPDPITLHRLLAEMAQSGVTHAAMEASSHGLDQRRLDGVHLRAAAFTNLTQDHLDYHATMSAYMAAKAQLFGRVLPDDGIAVINMDSLHGPEFLAIAEAGGQGTLTIGHNEDADIRILGQRYDVAGQIVRFSYDGRVYQESLPLIGGFQAENVLAAVGLVLACGAEMREVAMRLSRLEGVRGRMQLAGTRANGAAVFVDFAHTPGALEVALQALRPHVMGRLIVVFGAGGDRDRTKRPLMGKAAAENADIVYVTDDNPRSEDPAVIRNEIMLACPEANEVGDRAEAILRAVDALAPGDALLIAGKGHETGQIVGDAVYPFDDVEQASVAIAALEART, encoded by the coding sequence CTGCCCCCCCGTCCGCTCTCGGCTCTGGGCCTCAGCCCTAGTCGGGGCGGCAATGCTGTCGTCACTGGTCTGGCCATTGACAGCCGCCAGATCCGCGAAGGTGCTTTGTTTGCAGCGCTGCCCGGCAGTCGTGTGCATGGCGCAGAGTTTATCACCTATGCCCTGCGCATGGGCGCTTGTGCAATTCTGACCGACAGGGCGGGCGCGGAAATCGCCCATGATGTGCTTGACGGGTCCGATGTCGCGTTGGTTCTGGCCGAAGACCCGCGCGCCGCCCTTGCCGGTGCCGCAGCCCTCTGGTTCGGATCGCAACCTGATACGATGGTCGCTGTCACCGGAACCAATGGCAAAACGTCCGTCGCCAGTTTTACCCGCCAACTTTGGACTCATCTGGGCCATGAGGCGGCGAATATCGGCACGACCGGTGTCGAGGGCGCATTCAGCGCACCACTTGCCCATACCACCCCAGACCCGATTACCTTGCATCGCCTGCTGGCAGAGATGGCACAATCGGGCGTGACCCACGCTGCAATGGAAGCCTCGTCGCACGGACTGGACCAGCGCAGACTTGACGGCGTGCATTTGCGGGCGGCCGCATTCACGAATTTGACCCAAGACCATCTGGATTATCACGCCACCATGTCGGCCTATATGGCCGCCAAGGCGCAGTTGTTCGGGCGCGTGCTGCCCGATGATGGAATCGCCGTCATCAATATGGACAGCCTTCATGGGCCAGAGTTTCTTGCAATTGCCGAGGCAGGCGGGCAGGGCACCCTGACTATTGGCCATAATGAAGACGCCGATATCCGCATTCTGGGGCAACGCTATGATGTCGCAGGGCAAATCGTGCGGTTCTCCTATGACGGGCGGGTCTATCAGGAAAGCCTGCCTTTGATCGGCGGGTTTCAGGCCGAGAATGTGCTGGCCGCTGTCGGGCTGGTGTTGGCCTGCGGGGCCGAGATGCGCGAAGTTGCCATGCGGCTGTCGCGGCTGGAAGGGGTGCGCGGGCGCATGCAACTTGCAGGCACGCGCGCAAATGGGGCCGCAGTCTTTGTCGATTTTGCCCATACGCCCGGCGCGCTGGAAGTGGCGCTGCAAGCCCTGCGTCCGCATGTCATGGGCCGCTTGATTGTTGTCTTTGGTGCAGGGGGCGACCGCGACCGTACCAAGCGCCCGCTGATGGGCAAGGCAGCGGCCGAAAATGCCGACATCGTCTATGTGACCGACGATAATCCCCGCTCGGAAGACCCGGCAGTCATTCGCAACGAGATTATGCTGGCCTGCCCCGAAGCAAACGAGGTCGGCGACCGGGCCGAGGCAATCTTGCGTGCGGTGGATGCGCTGGCACCGGGGGATGCGCTTTTGATTGCCGGAAAGGGCCATGAGACAGGGCAGATCGTGGGCGATGCCGTCTATCCCTTTGATGATGTCGAACAGGCGTCGGTTGCAATTGCTGCGCTAGAGGCACGCACATGA
- a CDS encoding pyridoxal phosphate-dependent aminotransferase, whose protein sequence is MAFLSDTLSRVKPSPTIAVTTKAAELKAEGRDVIGLGAGEPDFDTPQNIKDAAKAAIDAGKTKYTAVDGIPELKKAICAKFKRDNGLEYTPAQVTIGTGGKQVLYNALMATLNAGDEVVIPAPYWVSYPDMVLLAGGEPVIAEATAETAYKLTPEALEAAITPRTKWLIFNSPSNPTGAGYTWDELRALTDVLMRHPHVWVMSDDMYEHLVYDDFTFCTPAQVEPTLYERTLTVNGVSKAYAMTGWRIGYAAGPVEIIKAMGKIQSQSTSNPCSISQWAAVEALTGPQDYIAENNKTFQRRRDLVVEMLNAAEGLECPVPEGAFYVYPTIKGCIGKTSEGGAKITDDEAFATALLEETGVAVVFGAAFGTSPCFRVSYATSDEALREACSRIQKFCAGLK, encoded by the coding sequence ATGGCCTTCCTGTCTGACACACTATCCCGCGTGAAGCCCTCGCCGACCATCGCTGTCACAACCAAGGCAGCCGAACTGAAAGCCGAAGGCCGCGATGTGATCGGACTCGGCGCTGGTGAGCCTGATTTTGACACACCGCAGAACATCAAGGACGCCGCAAAAGCGGCGATTGATGCTGGAAAAACGAAATATACCGCAGTCGATGGTATTCCAGAGTTGAAAAAGGCCATCTGCGCCAAGTTTAAGCGCGATAACGGTCTGGAGTATACGCCTGCGCAGGTCACAATCGGCACTGGCGGCAAGCAAGTGCTGTATAACGCGCTGATGGCCACGCTGAATGCGGGTGACGAAGTGGTCATCCCTGCGCCCTATTGGGTCAGCTACCCCGATATGGTGCTGCTTGCGGGCGGCGAGCCGGTGATTGCCGAAGCCACTGCCGAGACGGCCTATAAGCTGACGCCCGAAGCCTTGGAAGCGGCGATCACGCCGCGCACCAAATGGCTGATCTTCAACTCACCGTCCAACCCCACGGGCGCGGGCTACACATGGGACGAGTTGAGGGCCCTGACCGACGTGCTGATGCGCCACCCCCATGTCTGGGTCATGTCGGATGATATGTACGAGCATCTGGTTTATGATGATTTCACCTTCTGCACGCCGGCACAGGTTGAACCCACCTTGTATGAGCGCACATTGACCGTGAATGGCGTGTCCAAGGCCTATGCGATGACCGGCTGGCGCATCGGCTATGCCGCAGGCCCGGTCGAGATCATCAAAGCGATGGGCAAGATCCAGTCGCAATCGACCTCTAACCCCTGCTCTATCAGCCAATGGGCGGCGGTCGAGGCGCTGACCGGCCCACAAGACTATATCGCCGAAAACAACAAGACATTTCAGCGCCGCCGCGATCTGGTGGTCGAGATGCTGAATGCGGCTGAAGGGCTGGAATGCCCTGTGCCAGAGGGGGCGTTCTACGTCTATCCGACGATCAAGGGCTGTATTGGGAAAACCTCGGAAGGGGGCGCGAAGATCACCGATGATGAGGCTTTTGCAACGGCGCTGCTGGAAGAAACCGGTGTGGCTGTGGTGTTTGGTGCGGCCTTTGGCACCTCGCCCTGTTTCCGCGTGAGCTATGCGACCTCGGATGAGGCCTTGCGCGAAGCGTGTTCACGGATACAGAAATTCTGCGCCGGATTGAAGTAA
- a CDS encoding amino acid ABC transporter permease has protein sequence MSSTTDPRAAESAPPKRAFHPSMLLYDQRYRSITIQIFALFLLMLGAAWLIDNVINNLRLLGRTFSFNFLSQSAGYDINQRPIEYNSQMTHGRAALVGFLNTVILAVMGCALATILGVLAGVLRLSKNWIVSRLVTVYVEVFRNIPTLIWILIFGAVMAESMPAPSAFRGDDPASSMIFDAIAITNRGVYVPAILFTTELGVLPLGPVSPSLNWVLVLAVLVAGIFANKVLIDHATRVQNATGIRPKTWWKSLLVLFGPVILIFLALGAHLEYPELRGFNFVGGTHLRNSLLAMWLGLGIYTGAFIAEIVRGGILAISKGQTEAAFALGLQPGKTMRLVILPQALRVIIPPLISQYLNLTKNTSLGLAVGYMDLRSTLGGITINQTGRELEGMLLLMAVYLAISLTISGLMNVYNSRVKLKER, from the coding sequence ATGTCCAGCACAACTGATCCGCGCGCAGCGGAATCGGCACCACCCAAGCGTGCCTTTCATCCTAGCATGCTGCTCTATGACCAGCGCTATCGTTCGATCACAATTCAGATTTTCGCCTTGTTCCTGCTGATGCTGGGGGCGGCATGGTTGATCGACAACGTCATCAATAACCTGCGCCTGCTTGGCCGGACGTTCAGCTTCAATTTCCTGTCGCAATCGGCAGGCTATGACATCAACCAGCGCCCCATCGAGTATAACAGTCAGATGACGCATGGCCGTGCAGCACTGGTGGGTTTTCTGAACACAGTCATTCTGGCGGTGATGGGCTGCGCGCTGGCCACGATCCTTGGTGTTCTGGCGGGTGTGCTGCGCCTGTCAAAGAACTGGATCGTGTCGCGGCTTGTCACTGTCTATGTTGAAGTTTTTCGCAATATCCCTACCCTGATCTGGATTTTGATTTTTGGCGCTGTCATGGCCGAAAGCATGCCCGCACCTTCCGCCTTTCGGGGCGATGATCCGGCCTCAAGCATGATTTTCGATGCCATCGCCATTACAAATCGCGGCGTCTATGTGCCCGCGATCCTGTTCACGACCGAACTTGGCGTGTTGCCACTTGGCCCTGTATCCCCATCGCTGAACTGGGTGCTGGTGCTGGCCGTTCTGGTGGCCGGGATCTTCGCCAATAAAGTCCTGATCGACCATGCCACGCGCGTGCAAAACGCAACGGGTATACGGCCCAAGACATGGTGGAAATCCCTGCTGGTTCTGTTCGGGCCAGTGATCCTGATATTTCTCGCGCTTGGGGCGCATCTGGAATACCCGGAGTTGCGCGGCTTCAACTTCGTCGGCGGCACGCATTTGCGCAACTCCTTGCTGGCGATGTGGCTGGGGCTTGGAATTTATACCGGTGCCTTCATCGCCGAGATTGTGCGCGGCGGCATTCTGGCCATATCCAAGGGCCAGACCGAAGCGGCCTTTGCGCTTGGCCTGCAACCGGGCAAAACAATGCGTCTGGTCATCCTGCCGCAGGCGTTGCGGGTCATCATTCCACCACTGATCTCGCAATATCTGAACCTGACCAAGAATACCTCGTTGGGGCTTGCGGTGGGCTATATGGACCTGCGCTCGACGCTGGGCGGTATCACCATCAACCAGACCGGGCGCGAGTTGGAAGGGATGTTGCTGCTCATGGCCGTCTATCTGGCGATCAGCCTGACCATTTCGGGGCTGATGAATGTCTATAATTCCCGCGTCAAGCTGAAGGAACGGTGA
- a CDS encoding amino acid ABC transporter substrate-binding protein codes for MKKTVFVGALTAATFGAGMVHAQTTLETIQNRGELICGSNTGQAGFGAPDSNGVWQGFDVGFCRALGAAVLNDPNAVTFVPLTSQTRFSALASGEVDVLARNTTWTFVRDVDLNLTFVGTNYYDGQGFMVTRELGVSSALELDGATVCIETGTTTELNLADYFRVNNMSYEPVPVDTAAEAQQQYLAGACDVYTTDVSALASSRAAFAEPGDHAILPEVISKEPLGPVVRHGDDQWADIVQWTLFALIAAEELGVTSANMEELKAGGNNPEINRLLGVEGGFGEMLGLDNDWAARAIAAVGNYGELFSSTIGDQTPIGLARGLNAQWTQGGLLYAPPFR; via the coding sequence ATGAAGAAAACCGTATTCGTCGGCGCGCTAACCGCCGCGACGTTTGGTGCTGGCATGGTGCACGCACAAACCACTTTGGAAACAATTCAGAATCGTGGCGAACTTATCTGCGGGTCCAACACTGGTCAGGCCGGTTTTGGCGCACCTGATTCAAATGGCGTCTGGCAGGGCTTCGACGTTGGCTTTTGCCGTGCACTGGGGGCTGCGGTCCTCAATGACCCGAACGCAGTGACCTTCGTGCCACTGACCAGCCAGACCCGCTTTTCGGCGCTGGCTTCTGGTGAAGTTGACGTGCTTGCGCGCAACACCACTTGGACGTTCGTGCGCGACGTGGACCTGAACCTGACATTCGTCGGGACAAACTATTACGATGGTCAGGGCTTCATGGTCACGCGTGAGTTGGGCGTCAGCTCTGCGCTGGAACTGGACGGTGCGACTGTCTGCATCGAAACCGGCACCACCACAGAATTGAACCTTGCGGATTACTTCCGTGTCAACAACATGAGCTACGAGCCCGTACCTGTTGATACCGCAGCAGAAGCGCAGCAGCAGTATCTGGCCGGTGCCTGCGACGTCTATACCACAGACGTATCTGCACTTGCGTCCAGCCGCGCGGCCTTCGCTGAACCCGGCGATCACGCGATCCTGCCTGAGGTCATCTCGAAAGAGCCTCTGGGTCCGGTCGTGCGCCATGGCGACGACCAGTGGGCCGATATTGTTCAGTGGACATTGTTCGCACTGATTGCGGCTGAAGAACTCGGCGTCACCTCGGCCAATATGGAAGAGCTGAAGGCGGGCGGCAACAACCCCGAAATCAATCGCCTGCTGGGTGTTGAGGGTGGCTTTGGCGAAATGCTGGGGCTGGACAATGACTGGGCCGCGCGCGCCATTGCCGCTGTTGGCAACTATGGCGAGCTGTTCTCCAGCACCATTGGCGACCAGACCCCAATCGGTCTGGCCCGTGGACTGAATGCTCAATGGACACAGGGCGGTCTGCTTTACGCACCACCATTCCGTTGA